CATATATTTTTCAGTTACTCTCATATTTTATCCTCCTTATCTTCCAACTGTTCCAAGGCTATTAACTATCTTTTCCATCATTTGATCTATTGCCGTTATAAATCTTGCAGATGCATTGAAAGCTTTTTGATATTTGATCATATTACTAACTTCTTCATCTATTGAAACACCTTGAACTCTATCTCTTTCTCCATCAATTTGTGAATGTAAAGCTTCTGCATTTCCTTTCATTTTTTCAGCAGTTTCTCCTTCTATACCCATTTCAGCTATTGTATTGGCTAAGAATCCACTAAATCCATCTTTTCCATCATTTAAAACTGCTAAATCTTTTATACCAGACAGTACATCCCATACTGATACATTTTTAGGCCCTACTGGTACATATTTATTAGAGTTAGTTAATATACCAAGATCTACTGAAAGGTTAGAAGGATTATCTTTTAATCCATCAGTTACTTCCATTCTATTCACAAGACCGATTTCATTATCTAATCTTAATATATCAGCTTTGTTGAACATATTGTTTATATCTTCCCATTTGGAGTCTGTAGATACCAATGTCATTTCATTTTCAGTTATTGGGGTTTTATCTATTAATCCAAGAGATTGAAATATGTTATCTTTACCAGAAATCTTTGAATTTTTCAAGTCAAAGTTTAAAGAAGCACCTGCTCTTAAAACAAATTTTCCATGAGGAGTTATAAAGGCCGTTACCCCAGTATTGGATTTATTTATTTTTTCTGCGAGATCTTTTAATGAATCTGTTCTCGTATCAAATTCTATTTTTATTCCATTTATCTCAATGCTTTCAGTTCCATTTACAGGATCACCATTTTTGTCTTTTATAAAGTTATTTAAAGTTGGATTTGAAGTATCTAAAACATCTACACTCACTTTTTCACCATTTGATAAAACACCTTTATCATCTTTTATTACAAGATTTTGCATAGATTTTTTGGCTACTTTATCTGTTGCAACTATATAAACATTATCTCCTTTTACTATAGCTCTTATATAATCATTTCCTGATGAATTGTTTATTGAATTTGCAAAGGTATTCAAATCTGTTCCATCTATACTGTTTATACTTATATTAGTTCCGCCAACTTCGAAAGAAATATCTCCACTTTTTAATCCTTCTTTATTTATTTTTATAGCTTGTACTGAAGATGTATTTAATCCCATTTTGCTGAGATAACTTCCATCAACATCATATATTGTCTTATTGACATCGCCATCAGATTCTATATAAAATTTTCCATTTTCATATTTTCCAGATAATCCAACAGAAGATAAATTACCGGCTGTTGAATTGGTTATTGTATTAGAATTAGAATCTATTAAATATAAATCATTATCTTTTATATTTGTTGAAGGATCTGAAGTGAAAGTGTTTTTTGAATAAAAATACTTTATAGGATTTGTAAATAAATCTTTAAATCCTGCCACTCTAAAAAATCTTGCATCTTCACCAGATTTTACAGCCTCAATACTTTTGAAAAAAGATGAGCCTGTTATCGTACCTGTTTTATCCCATCCCTCTTTGTGAATTAAATTTACTGTATCTACTAAATTTACAGCAAACTCATCCAATTTCCCCCTATATTTTGGTATGATTTCATCACGAAGTTCGAATAGAGCCTTCATTTTTCCATCGGCAAACTCTACTTGAGAATTATTAGAAAAAATTCCATAAGTTTCACCTTTTCCTGGTATCATCTCAGCATATAATTCTTCATAAACTCCACCATGAAGAATTGTCCTGTCTCCAAGACCAAGTGAAATTTCTCCTGAAGGCATTTGAGTTACTTTTATATTTGTTAAATTAGATAATTGATCTATAACTCTATCTCTTTCATCCAATAAATCATTTGGAGTTGAACCAGATATTTCAACAGATCTTATTTTATTGTTTAAATCAGCCACTCTTTTTAGATAGTTATTCATTTCATTTACTCTTGTTGCAATTTCATTGTTTATATCTTCTTGAAGTTGATCTAATCTGTAATCAAGATCTTTCATAGTATTTCCAAGTTCATCAGCTCTTGCAACTATCTGACCTTTAGCGGCTTCATTATTTGGATCTGATTTTAATTCTTCCATTGCAGACCAAAAATTGTCGAATAAAACTCTGATGCCATTTTCTCCAGGTTCACCAAATAATTGTTCAATGTAATGCATATTTCCATATATATTATCCCAATAATTTTTTCTATTATTGGTATTTCTATATTGTACATCTAAAAAAGCATCTCTAACTCTCTTTATATCAGCTACTTTAGAGCCGGTACCCATTTGTAATGGAATACTTGGTTGTGCAAGCGTAGGTATACCAAGAGGTGGTGTTGTCACTATAACTGCTCTTTGTCTTGAATATCCTTCAGTGTTGACATTGGACATATTATGACCTACTACATTCATAGCAATTTTATGAGTATAAACTCCAAGTAAACCCGTGTTTAAAAGTCCATGTAATGATATCCCACTCATTATTAACCCCTCCAAGTATTATTGGAACTATTAAAATTATTTTGATTATATCCTTTTTTACCATAAGTTGTTTTTCCAGTTTTTTCAATATTTGTCAATTTCATAAAAAGATTATTGAAGTTCATTTGAAAATTTATAACTTCATTTAACATATCTATATTCATCATAAAATCGTTTATTTTCTGGAAAAAATTAGCAAAAACAATAGCAGTTTCTGAATCTTTTACTTCCATGAACTCTACTATTGTTTTTATATTTTTATCTATATTATTTTCTTTTGAAAATATATCGATTAATTCATTTCTTTTTGAGTCTATTTTTTGAAATTCAAATGCAAGATCTTCAATTTCTTTTATTTTGGGAGATACATCATCAATTTTTTCTTTATCTGAAAGCAAATCTCTGAGTTCTTGAACACTTTTAGTCATATCATCTAGTAATATATTTTCTTTTTCTATTATTGAGTATATATTTTTATATATCAAAATTATTTACCCCCAAACATTTTGTTGACTATATTATTATGGTTTATTTCATAATTATTATTTTCTATTTGTTTTTTGTATTCTTCAACAAGATTTGTCCTAACATTTGGAAGTTTTTTTGCAAGTTCAATATATTGCATCGATTCGCCTGAAACATTTAAGGCATTTTTTTGATTTTCAAATTCATTATTAAAATTAGAATTTTCAGCTTTATATTTTTTATTGATCTTTTGATAGTTTAAATTATTATGACCTATTTTGTTTATATCCATTTCAATAACCTCCTCATAATTTCTTTTTCATAATATTATCGGACAAATTTTCAATACATTAAATAAATAAAAGGAGATGCATTTATGCATCTCCTAAAATAGGGATATAACTTTATTATAGCTTTTTAACTTTAAACCACCAATCATAGCCTTCAATTGTATCATCATTTCTTCTTTCTTGAGCAGTTTTATAATCTGCTGCTGGAGGAATTATTACTTTATCTCCCAATATTGAATTATTAGGCCAATTTTCTGGCATTGCAACTTTACTCTTATCGGCAACTTGTAAAGCTTTAACGGCTCTATATATTTCATCTATACTTCTTCCAGCTTCTTGTGGATAATACATCATTAATCTCATTATTCCATCAGGATCTATTATAAAAACGGCTCTTACAGTATTTGTACCTTTTGCCGGATGTAACATACCTAATTGAGAAGACACTCTGCCAAGTTCATCTGCAATGACAGGGAATGGTATTTCAATATTTAGATTATCTTTTATCCATTCAACCCATTTTATATGAGAGAAAACCTGATCAACTGATAATCCGATTAATTCAACATTTATATTTTTAAAATCTTCGGCTCTTTTTGCAAAACCAGCAAATTCTGTTGTACAAACAGGTGTGAAATCTCCTGGATGACTGAATAATATAAACCATTTTCCTTTAAAATCTTCTGGCAATTTCATTTTTCCAAAAGTTGTTGTTACTTCCATTTCAGGGAATTTTTCCCCTAATAAAGGCATCTTATTTTCCATTTTAATATCTCCCTCCTGATTTTGTTAATTTTTAAAATGATTTCAATTTCAATTAAATTATATAATCAAAACAGAAATAAGTCAAGTAACAAAACGATAATAATTTTTAAATTATGAAAAATAAAAAGATAATATTGTATTAATAGAAAAATGGTTTTCTTCTTTAAAAATATATTTAAATTATGTTATAATATAAAAAAGAAAGTAACCAATAAAAGGTAGGTGAAATAATGCAGTATATAAAAAAAATATTGGAATTGGTCAGTAGTTTGGGGACTCCTTCTTTTCATAGCCAGCTTGGAGAATTAATTAAAACAGAAACCAAAAGTACAAAAGTAGTTTTTATAAGATATATAGAAGATATGTTTATAATTTTTGATGCTCAAGGTGTTGTTCCTAAAAAACTTGAGTATATTAATTTAGATGAAGCTGTTCAAGAATTTGATCAGCTGAATATGTTTGAATTTTCTTTCAACACTTATATACTATGTGATGGTGAGTTTGAAGATTATGAAGTTATAGAACTTTTGAATAGATCTTTTGAAAAAGAAGAAGATCTGTATGAAAAAAACAGATTGGAAACAGTTATAGATAGATTATCTTATCAATTATCAGCTATTAAAGAACTTGTTTTAAGCCTTTCAGAACCTCTAAATGAAGAATCTTTTATAGAAATAGTTCAAAGTACTATTTCAGAACTTCTTTTTTCTTCAGCCATTACATATAAAGTAAATGCTATGAAAGCAAATAAAATATCCAATATAGGATATATAGATCTAGATATTGATAGTATTAAAATGGATGAAATACTTATTTCAAGTATTGAAATGAAATATGCTCTGATAATGGAAGATATTCAAGAATTAGAATATTTAAAAGAAAAGAAAGTAAAATCTATAATTCCTATAGGGGAACTTGATAATGAAGCTTATTTAATAATGGTAATAAGAGATACTAAAATAGATCCTGAAGAAAAATTATTTGTAGAAGCTATATTTAGAATAATACAACATTTTTATATAAAACAATTTGTAGAATTAATAGATTTTAAAGAACAAATAACTATGAAAACTCTGAGAATTTTACAAGTTTTCGATAATCTATTAGATATAGTTAAAAATCCTGTGAATTTAGAGAAAAAATTTATAGAAACTATAAATTATCTTTCAGAAGTTCATAATGTATCTTCAAGAAAATTAGCTCATGATTTACCAGTTGGAGTATATTCGAATAGAGAAATAAATGATATAGATTGTGATATGATGATCGTTTATACCTGTGAAGAAAATAGTTCGAATATGAAAGAGATATGTATAAATATAAGTGAAAATCATAAAGAAAATTATTTAGAGCTTTTAAATATAATGACTTTAATTCTTGAAAGCTATGAAACTGTTTTAGAATCAAAAAAATGAAAGGGGGAAAATCCCCCTTTTTTATTTATGGTTTTGGTTTAACGACAAATTTTATGGCTGTTCTTTCTTCCCCTTCGATGCTTACATCTGAAAAGGCTGGTACACAAACTAAGTCCACCCCACTTGGTGCGACATAACCCCTAGCAATAGCTACAGCTTTAACTGCCTGATTTACAGCACCAGCACCAATAGCTTGCAATTCAGCTTGACCTTTGTCTCTTATTATAGCTGCTAAAGCTCCTGCGACTGCTATAGGTTTTGAATTTGCTGCAACTTTAAGTATTTCAAGTTCTGCCATGAACATTACCCCCTTTTATACTCGTGTTGTGCAATATAGTATATCGTATACATGGCGCGTCTGGCGGGATTTGAACCCACAGCACTCGGATCCGAAGTCCGACGCTCTATCCATTTGAGCTACAGACGCAAATCATTATAAATTATACATTAAATAATGCTTTAAATCAAGTACTAATAGTTATCAAAGGCTTTTTGAATATTTTTTTGACTATCACATATAAAAAGATTTTTTCATTTATTTAATTTTTATTGCTTGTTTTATGATAATTCTAAGTATAATATGATATAATAAAATTGTTGATTATTATATTATGAGGGGGAATAAGAATGGAAGTTTTAAGAGAATTAGAAAAAATGATATCAAGCCTTGTAGAAAAGTATAATAGGGTTAAATTGGAAAAAGCAGATTTACAAAAACAGTATGATGAATTATTTGAAGAATTTGAAAAAATCTCAGAAGAAAAAGAAAATTTAAATCATGAATTATCAGAAATGAGAGAAAAACAAAGAGAAGTTGAAACATCTCTAACTCAAATAAAATCAGATTTGATCAATAAAATAGGTGAAGAATTTGAAAATAAATCTGAAACAAATGAGTATTCTCAAAATGCTGATATTCATAATTAATCGGTAGGTGATAAAATTGGCCGATTATAGAAGTGTAGAGATAGAAATTCTGGGAGAAACTTATAAATATAAAGTTGATGAACCAGAAGAGGTTATAAATAAAATTTTAGAAGCCATAAAAGTTGATGTTGAAGATTATTCCAAAAGTTTTGGAAAGTCTAAGGTTAATCATATTTTACTTTTGATGCTTTTAAATGAAAAATTAAATACTATAAAGGCTAAAAATCAGATTAAAGAGATTATTAAAAAGTTTGACTCTTTAGTAGAACCTCCAAAAAATGAAGATCAAACTAATGAAACTGTATTCTATTGGGAGTGAAATATAAATGAGAATAGGCTTTTTTGACTCGGGAATTGGGGGACTTACCGTATTAAAAAAAGTGGTTAAATTTTTTAATAACCACAATTATTTTTATTTTGGAGATACATTAAATGTGCCTTATGGTTCAAAACCAGAAAACTTTTTAATAGAAAATCTTGAAAAAACATTTGATTTTTTTGAAGATTTGAAAATTGATTTAGTTATATCTGCATGCAATACCTCTGATTCTATGGTTAAAAAAGGTCTTGTAAAGTTGAATAATAGATCTTTTGATTATATAAGTATAATAGATAGTGGAATAAAACAAGTAAAGAATGGAGAAAAAATATTATTGCTTGCAACTGAAAATACCATAAAAAGTGGAAGTTACAGAGAAGGTTGTATAAAAAATGGTGTCAAAAAAATAAAAGAAGTTCCTTGTCCTTTATTTGTACCTTTGATAGAAGAAGGATATTGGTATGGTGCCATGTCAGATTCAATAACGAGATATTA
The sequence above is a segment of the Oceanotoga teriensis genome. Coding sequences within it:
- the flgK gene encoding flagellar hook-associated protein FlgK, with the protein product MSGISLHGLLNTGLLGVYTHKIAMNVVGHNMSNVNTEGYSRQRAVIVTTPPLGIPTLAQPSIPLQMGTGSKVADIKRVRDAFLDVQYRNTNNRKNYWDNIYGNMHYIEQLFGEPGENGIRVLFDNFWSAMEELKSDPNNEAAKGQIVARADELGNTMKDLDYRLDQLQEDINNEIATRVNEMNNYLKRVADLNNKIRSVEISGSTPNDLLDERDRVIDQLSNLTNIKVTQMPSGEISLGLGDRTILHGGVYEELYAEMIPGKGETYGIFSNNSQVEFADGKMKALFELRDEIIPKYRGKLDEFAVNLVDTVNLIHKEGWDKTGTITGSSFFKSIEAVKSGEDARFFRVAGFKDLFTNPIKYFYSKNTFTSDPSTNIKDNDLYLIDSNSNTITNSTAGNLSSVGLSGKYENGKFYIESDGDVNKTIYDVDGSYLSKMGLNTSSVQAIKINKEGLKSGDISFEVGGTNISINSIDGTDLNTFANSINNSSGNDYIRAIVKGDNVYIVATDKVAKKSMQNLVIKDDKGVLSNGEKVSVDVLDTSNPTLNNFIKDKNGDPVNGTESIEINGIKIEFDTRTDSLKDLAEKINKSNTGVTAFITPHGKFVLRAGASLNFDLKNSKISGKDNIFQSLGLIDKTPITENEMTLVSTDSKWEDINNMFNKADILRLDNEIGLVNRMEVTDGLKDNPSNLSVDLGILTNSNKYVPVGPKNVSVWDVLSGIKDLAVLNDGKDGFSGFLANTIAEMGIEGETAEKMKGNAEALHSQIDGERDRVQGVSIDEEVSNMIKYQKAFNASARFITAIDQMMEKIVNSLGTVGR
- the flgN gene encoding flagellar export chaperone FlgN; this translates as MIYKNIYSIIEKENILLDDMTKSVQELRDLLSDKEKIDDVSPKIKEIEDLAFEFQKIDSKRNELIDIFSKENNIDKNIKTIVEFMEVKDSETAIVFANFFQKINDFMMNIDMLNEVINFQMNFNNLFMKLTNIEKTGKTTYGKKGYNQNNFNSSNNTWRG
- a CDS encoding flagellar biosynthesis anti-sigma factor FlgM — protein: MDINKIGHNNLNYQKINKKYKAENSNFNNEFENQKNALNVSGESMQYIELAKKLPNVRTNLVEEYKKQIENNNYEINHNNIVNKMFGGK
- a CDS encoding peroxiredoxin, translated to MENKMPLLGEKFPEMEVTTTFGKMKLPEDFKGKWFILFSHPGDFTPVCTTEFAGFAKRAEDFKNINVELIGLSVDQVFSHIKWVEWIKDNLNIEIPFPVIADELGRVSSQLGMLHPAKGTNTVRAVFIIDPDGIMRLMMYYPQEAGRSIDEIYRAVKALQVADKSKVAMPENWPNNSILGDKVIIPPAADYKTAQERRNDDTIEGYDWWFKVKKL
- a CDS encoding stage V sporulation protein S — protein: MAELEILKVAANSKPIAVAGALAAIIRDKGQAELQAIGAGAVNQAVKAVAIARGYVAPSGVDLVCVPAFSDVSIEGEERTAIKFVVKPKP
- the zapA gene encoding cell division protein ZapA, with the translated sequence MADYRSVEIEILGETYKYKVDEPEEVINKILEAIKVDVEDYSKSFGKSKVNHILLLMLLNEKLNTIKAKNQIKEIIKKFDSLVEPPKNEDQTNETVFYWE
- the murI gene encoding glutamate racemase, whose product is MRIGFFDSGIGGLTVLKKVVKFFNNHNYFYFGDTLNVPYGSKPENFLIENLEKTFDFFEDLKIDLVISACNTSDSMVKKGLVKLNNRSFDYISIIDSGIKQVKNGEKILLLATENTIKSGSYREGCIKNGVKKIKEVPCPLFVPLIEEGYWYGAMSDSITRYYLQDSENKYDKVILGCTHYPILKNHINKVLNTDIIDPADGVINSLIVDKKIPYIKGKAHIEFFITGNVEKFRILSRRFMKNIRYSANYSKIDTKK